CTGGTATTAATGAAACAGGACAAAGTACTACGACATGTATTGGTGTAAACAATGTAGTCGCAGAGTGGTGGAGAGGGATACTTAGGGATGCAGGTATTGCTATTGAAGGAGGCATTGCAGCAGTTGGATTTCTCCCAGGTGGCCAAGTAATTGAAACTGTTTATGACATCTTCAGTGCTGCCAGTGGATATAGTTTTGGAGGAGAACTTACTCCTACTCAAAGGGCATTAGTTGCGGGAGCGATATTTGTCCCTGGAGTTTCAGGCGTATTAGTTAAAAATGCTGGGAAGGTAGTTGAAGAAGCCTTAAGGATAGGTGGAAAACATTCAGGATTATTAGAGAACTATGCAAAACGCACTCCAGAGGAGATTCAGAAGGCACTTAAAAGTTATGAGAAACAGGTTGCTCTCCATAAAGAAAAGATTGCAAATCCAGATAAGTTTGCTGAAGATTGGAATAAAATGGATACCCGTGCTCAAGAGGGTCTTCTACGATATTGGCAAAAGGATTTGCAACGAAATCAAGAACTTGCTGAGATTATGCGATATCTCTTGCAAACAAAAGGAGTAAAATGATGTCTAATAAAGAAGAAAGTACATATCAGAACCTTCTAAGAGATTATGTTTATTTTCTGCTTGAAGATGCTCATGAAGCGAAGGCAAAGCGTGATAAGGCTCGAGGTACCCCTGATGAATCTTTCTATACTGGATCTCTTCTTGGTTTTCACCGTAGTATTTCTCTTCTTCAACAGTATGTAGAATCTTTTGGCATACCACTAGAAGAGATTGGTTTAGACAAGATAGTGCCTGACAAAGATTTCGTATAAAAATTCAGGTGGACTTTGTGGGGTCAAGCCAGGAATGTAGACCAAATTTACTTTCTACATTCACGGTTTGGCCCTACTTATTTCCTCACCATGCACTTTGCAAAGCGTATGCTAAAGACTTTGCTAGAAGCGGATTGAATATTGAAGAGTGGACAGTGCCAATTGCCAAATGGTTTCATAACTTAAAACCCTATGGTTTACATACAGGACAAAACCACTGGAATAAACAATGGGACGAATTTTTTGAGAAAGGTGATGTTGACTCTCCTCAGATATTAGACCAGTTAAAAAATATGGATAAACAACTGTTAGAGCAGTTAGACAAG
The DNA window shown above is from bacterium and carries:
- a CDS encoding DUF2380 domain-containing protein — its product is MGSSQECRPNLLSTFTVWPYLFPHHALCKAYAKDFARSGLNIEEWTVPIAKWFHNLKPYGLHTGQNHWNKQWDEFFEKGDVDSPQILDQLKNMDKQLLEQLDKIKKQPDLQQWQLNQIENMQTEILKQIEKINKELNLQ